A window of Pseudomonas mucidolens contains these coding sequences:
- the trmD gene encoding tRNA (guanosine(37)-N1)-methyltransferase TrmD — MGRGLLSVANLRVEVISLFPEMFSAISEYGITSRAVKQGLLQLTCWNPRDYTTDRHHTVDDRPFGGGPGMVMKIKPLEDALVQAKAAAGERAKVIYLSPQGRQLNQSAVRELANEEALILIAGRYEGIDERFIEAHVDEEWSIGDYVLSGGELPAMVLIDAVTRLLPGALGHADSAEEDSFTDGLLDCPHYTRPEVYADQRVPDVLLSGNHAHIRRWRLQQSLGRTYERRADLLESRSLSGEEKKLLEEYILARDDS; from the coding sequence ATGGGACGCGGACTTCTAAGCGTGGCTAATTTGCGCGTAGAAGTGATCAGTTTGTTTCCCGAGATGTTTTCCGCCATCAGCGAGTACGGCATCACCAGTCGGGCGGTGAAACAAGGGCTCTTGCAGCTGACTTGTTGGAATCCGCGAGACTACACGACAGATCGACATCACACCGTGGACGATCGCCCATTCGGCGGTGGCCCGGGGATGGTGATGAAGATCAAGCCCCTGGAAGATGCATTGGTTCAGGCCAAGGCAGCAGCAGGGGAGAGGGCGAAGGTAATTTACCTGTCCCCTCAAGGCCGTCAACTGAATCAGTCGGCGGTACGCGAACTGGCGAATGAGGAAGCACTGATCCTGATTGCCGGTCGCTATGAAGGCATTGACGAGCGTTTTATTGAAGCTCATGTCGATGAAGAGTGGTCGATTGGGGACTATGTCCTGTCTGGCGGCGAGCTGCCGGCGATGGTCCTGATAGATGCGGTTACACGACTGCTGCCTGGAGCTTTAGGGCATGCGGACTCCGCGGAGGAAGATTCCTTCACGGATGGTTTGCTGGATTGCCCGCACTACACCCGACCGGAGGTGTATGCGGATCAGCGTGTTCCCGACGTATTGCTAAGTGGCAATCACGCACACATCCGGCGTTGGCGTTTACAGCAGTCCCTTGGTCGGACCTATGAACGACGCGCTGATCTTCTGGAAAGCCGCTCGCTTTCTGGAGAAGAGAAGAAGCTGCTCGAGGAATACATCCTCGCGCGGGACGATAGTTAA
- the rimM gene encoding ribosome maturation factor RimM (Essential for efficient processing of 16S rRNA), giving the protein MNATPAIADDLIVIGKIYSVHGVRGEVKVYSFTDPTENLLQYKTWTLKREGSVKQVELVSGRGNDKFLVAKLKGLDDREEARLLAGYEICVPRSLFPELTDGEYYWYQLEGLKVIDQLGQLLGKIDHLLETGANDVMVVKPCAGSLDDRERLLPYTEQCVLAVDLVAGEMKVEWDADF; this is encoded by the coding sequence ATGAACGCGACGCCTGCTATTGCCGATGATTTGATCGTTATTGGCAAGATTTACTCTGTTCACGGCGTTCGCGGCGAAGTGAAGGTGTATTCCTTTACTGATCCAACTGAAAACCTGTTGCAGTACAAGACCTGGACGCTCAAGCGCGAAGGTAGTGTGAAACAGGTCGAGCTGGTCAGCGGACGCGGGAACGACAAGTTCCTGGTCGCAAAGCTCAAGGGTCTTGATGATCGTGAAGAAGCGCGTCTTCTGGCCGGTTATGAGATCTGCGTGCCGCGCAGCCTGTTCCCTGAATTGACCGACGGCGAGTACTACTGGTACCAGCTGGAAGGTCTGAAGGTTATTGATCAACTCGGGCAATTGCTCGGGAAAATCGATCATCTTCTGGAAACCGGCGCCAATGATGTAATGGTGGTCAAGCCTTGCGCTGGCAGCCTGGATGATCGCGAACGCTTGTTGCCCTATACCGAGCAATGTGTGTTGGCCGTCGACCTGGTCGCGGGCGAGATGAAGGTGGAATGGGACGCGGACTTCTAA
- the rpsP gene encoding 30S ribosomal protein S16 codes for MLTIRLALGGSKKRPFYHLTVTDSRNPRDGSHKEQVGFFNPVARGQEIRLSVNQERVAYWLSVGAQPSERVAQLLKDAAKAAA; via the coding sequence ATGCTAACAATCCGTCTTGCCCTTGGCGGCTCCAAAAAGCGCCCGTTTTACCACTTGACCGTAACCGACAGCCGCAACCCGCGTGACGGTTCGCACAAGGAACAGGTTGGTTTCTTCAACCCTGTTGCCCGTGGTCAGGAAATCCGTCTGTCCGTGAACCAAGAGCGCGTAGCCTACTGGCTGAGCGTTGGTGCACAACCTTCTGAGCGCGTTGCTCAGTTGCTGAAGGACGCTGCTAAGGCTGCGGCCTGA
- the ffh gene encoding signal recognition particle protein, whose translation MFENLTDRLSQTLRHVTGKAKLTEDNIKDTLREVRMALLEADVALPVVKDFVNSVKERAVGTEVSRSLTPGQAFVKVVQAELESLMGVANEDLNLSAVPPAVVLMAGLQGAGKTTTAGKLARFLKERKKKSVMVVSADVYRPAAIKQLEMLAGEIGVTFFPSDLSQKPVDIANAAIKEAKLKFIDVVIVDTAGRLHIDDEMMGEIKALHAAINPVETLFVVDAMTGQDAANTAKAFGDALPLTGVILTKVDGDARGGAALSVRAITGKPIKFIGMGEKSEALEPFHPERIASRILGMGDVLSLIEQAEQTLDKDKADKLAKKLKKGKGFDLEDFRDQLQQMKSMGGLGGLMDKLPNIGGVNLAQMGNAQGAAEKQFKQMEAIINSMTPAERRDPELISGSRKRRIAMGSGTQVQDIGRLIKQHKQMQKMMKKFSAKGGMAKMMRGMGGMMPGRGMPKM comes from the coding sequence ATGTTTGAAAATCTGACTGACCGTCTCTCGCAGACGCTGCGCCATGTCACCGGCAAGGCCAAGCTGACCGAGGACAATATTAAAGACACCCTGCGCGAAGTGCGCATGGCGTTGCTGGAAGCCGACGTGGCCTTGCCTGTGGTCAAGGACTTCGTCAACTCGGTCAAGGAGCGTGCGGTCGGCACCGAAGTGTCCCGCAGCCTGACGCCGGGCCAGGCCTTTGTGAAGGTCGTCCAGGCCGAACTCGAAAGCTTGATGGGCGTGGCCAACGAAGATTTGAACCTCAGCGCCGTGCCGCCGGCGGTTGTGCTGATGGCCGGTTTGCAGGGCGCGGGTAAAACCACTACCGCCGGCAAACTCGCGCGCTTCCTTAAAGAGCGCAAGAAAAAATCGGTGATGGTGGTCTCGGCTGACGTTTACCGTCCGGCAGCCATCAAACAGTTGGAAATGCTTGCCGGCGAAATCGGCGTGACCTTCTTTCCGTCCGATCTGAGCCAGAAACCGGTCGACATCGCCAACGCTGCTATTAAAGAAGCGAAGCTGAAGTTCATCGACGTGGTCATCGTCGATACCGCCGGTCGCCTGCATATCGATGACGAGATGATGGGCGAGATCAAGGCGCTGCATGCCGCGATCAATCCGGTCGAGACGCTGTTCGTGGTCGACGCCATGACCGGCCAGGATGCGGCCAACACCGCCAAGGCGTTCGGTGATGCGCTGCCATTGACGGGTGTGATCCTGACCAAGGTCGACGGTGATGCCCGGGGTGGTGCCGCATTGTCGGTACGTGCGATCACTGGCAAGCCGATCAAGTTCATCGGCATGGGGGAGAAGAGCGAAGCGCTCGAGCCGTTCCATCCCGAGCGGATCGCCTCGCGTATCCTCGGCATGGGCGACGTGCTCAGCCTGATCGAGCAGGCCGAACAGACGCTCGACAAGGACAAGGCCGACAAACTGGCCAAGAAACTGAAGAAGGGCAAGGGCTTCGACCTCGAAGACTTCCGTGACCAGTTGCAACAAATGAAGAGCATGGGTGGTCTTGGTGGCTTGATGGACAAGCTGCCGAACATCGGTGGCGTGAACCTGGCGCAAATGGGCAATGCCCAGGGCGCGGCAGAGAAGCAGTTCAAGCAGATGGAAGCCATCATCAATTCCATGACTCCGGCCGAGCGCCGCGACCCTGAGCTGATCAGTGGTTCGCGCAAACGTCGGATCGCCATGGGTTCCGGCACCCAGGTGCAGGATATCGGTCGCTTGATCAAGCAGCACAAGCAGATGCAGAAGATGATGAAGAAGTTCTCCGCCAAGGGCGGTATGGCCAAAATGATGCGCGGCATGGGCGGAATGATGCCTGGTCGCGGCATGCCGAAGATGTAA
- a CDS encoding inner membrane protein YpjD yields the protein MLSLPPSLLPSLAAALLYAAATLYQGIRLAQRTRADKRLLAGLGVFALIAHTVSLVTHLMTPVGLGLDFFSAASLIAAAVIALTLLACTRIPVENLLLLLFPLGMLTVLLAQFAPTGTVQVIDEEPGILAHILLSILAYGMFTIAVFQALLLLLQDHQLKHKHPSSGLIKNFPPLQTMESLLFGFLWAGWSLLSLSLISGWLFVENLFAQHLVHKTLLACLAWIVFSVLLWGRNRLGWRGHKAIRWTLAGFCLLMLAYFGSKLVREFILHI from the coding sequence ATGCTCTCTTTGCCACCCAGTTTGCTACCCAGTCTCGCCGCCGCACTCTTGTACGCCGCTGCGACCCTCTATCAGGGTATCCGCCTTGCCCAACGCACCAGAGCGGACAAACGCCTGCTGGCAGGTCTTGGCGTCTTCGCCCTGATCGCACACACCGTCAGCTTGGTTACCCATCTGATGACGCCGGTCGGCCTGGGCCTGGACTTTTTCAGCGCCGCCAGCCTGATTGCCGCCGCGGTGATTGCCCTGACACTGCTGGCCTGCACGCGCATCCCGGTGGAAAACCTGCTTTTGCTGCTCTTTCCCCTAGGCATGCTGACGGTGCTGCTGGCGCAATTCGCCCCCACCGGCACGGTACAGGTGATCGATGAAGAGCCAGGCATCCTGGCGCATATCCTGTTGTCGATCCTGGCCTACGGCATGTTCACCATCGCGGTGTTCCAGGCTTTGCTGTTGCTACTGCAGGATCACCAGCTCAAGCACAAGCACCCGTCGTCGGGGCTGATCAAGAACTTCCCGCCGCTGCAAACCATGGAAAGCCTGCTGTTTGGCTTCCTCTGGGCCGGTTGGAGCCTGCTCTCGCTGTCGCTGATTTCCGGCTGGTTGTTCGTCGAGAACCTGTTCGCCCAGCACCTGGTCCACAAGACGCTGCTGGCATGCCTGGCCTGGATAGTGTTCAGCGTGCTGCTGTGGGGCCGCAACCGCCTGGGCTGGCGCGGACACAAAGCAATCCGCTGGACCCTGGCCGGTTTCTGCTTGCTGATGCTGGCGTATTTCGGCAGCAAGCTGGTCCGCGAATTCATCCTGCATATCTGA
- a CDS encoding transporter associated domain-containing protein, which translates to MHNLPLEPMFAVVALLVLWSALFTAIEAAQHHLLALRPGTRQGDKAAARLNFPRNSLILCNTLCRAVVVILCTLLAIYAWAENGPWLGWLISSATLLILADYLPRTLATRYPQAVLGFGNTLLAVPLKILYPLAWLLNSVSLLLLRPFARRSGIVKQSDEPQPDHADEQALDAAENHMQGLPGIHALDNITVNDILVPRSEVDGINLDDTLENILEQLRSNQRTRLPVFHSDINQVEAVLNTRQVQHLLPDASLTKEALLEACHEPYFVPESTPLQLQLLNFHKQQRRLGMVVDEYGEVLGIVTLEDILEEIVGEFENEQSLDNPLIQAQPDGRYVIDGAVSIRELNKCLGWHLPSDGPKTLNGLATEALETIPDCAVCVKIGRYRLEILETEDNRVSKVLIWHTGTLPMVV; encoded by the coding sequence ATGCACAATTTGCCCCTGGAGCCGATGTTCGCGGTAGTGGCCCTGCTGGTTTTATGGTCGGCGCTGTTTACCGCCATCGAAGCCGCCCAACACCATCTGCTGGCCCTGCGCCCCGGAACACGCCAGGGCGACAAAGCCGCAGCCCGGCTGAACTTCCCCCGCAACAGCCTGATTCTGTGCAACACGCTGTGCCGCGCGGTGGTGGTGATTCTCTGCACCTTGCTGGCGATCTATGCCTGGGCCGAAAACGGTCCATGGCTTGGCTGGCTGATTTCCAGTGCCACTTTGCTGATACTGGCCGACTATTTGCCTCGCACCCTCGCCACCCGATATCCACAAGCGGTGCTGGGCTTTGGCAATACGTTGCTGGCGGTGCCCTTGAAGATCCTCTACCCGCTGGCCTGGCTGCTCAACAGCGTCAGCCTGTTGCTGTTGCGTCCGTTTGCGCGCAGATCCGGGATCGTCAAACAGAGTGACGAGCCGCAGCCCGATCACGCTGACGAACAGGCATTGGACGCGGCCGAAAACCACATGCAAGGCTTGCCGGGCATCCATGCCCTGGACAACATCACGGTCAACGACATTCTGGTGCCGCGCAGCGAAGTGGACGGCATCAACCTTGACGACACGCTCGAGAACATCCTCGAACAACTGCGCAGCAACCAGCGCACGCGCCTGCCGGTGTTCCACAGCGACATCAATCAGGTCGAGGCGGTGCTTAACACCCGACAGGTCCAACATCTGCTGCCGGATGCCAGCCTGACCAAGGAAGCCCTGCTCGAGGCCTGCCATGAACCGTACTTCGTCCCGGAAAGCACACCGCTGCAACTGCAACTGCTGAACTTCCACAAACAGCAACGCCGCCTGGGCATGGTGGTGGACGAGTACGGCGAAGTGCTGGGCATCGTCACCCTGGAAGACATTCTCGAAGAGATCGTCGGCGAATTTGAAAACGAGCAGAGCCTGGACAATCCGCTCATCCAAGCGCAGCCGGATGGCCGCTACGTGATTGATGGCGCCGTATCGATTCGTGAACTGAACAAATGCCTGGGCTGGCACCTGCCCAGCGACGGCCCCAAGACCCTGAATGGGCTGGCGACCGAAGCACTGGAGACCATTCCGGACTGCGCGGTATGCGTGAAAATTGGTCGCTACCGCCTGGAAATCCTTGAAACCGAGGACAACCGGGTGAGCAAGGTGCTGATCTGGCATACCGGCACGCTGCCGATGGTGGTTTAG
- a CDS encoding MFS transporter has translation MSTTYNEAAPAAPINSTRRVATASIVGTAIEFYDFYIYATAAALVIGPVFFPQTSGTAQMLAAFLTFGIAFIARPLGSALFGHFGDRIGRKSTLVASLLLMGVCTTLIGLLPGYDTIGAWAPILLCVLRFGQGLGLGGEWGGAALLATENAPKGKRAWFGMFPQLGPSIGFLAANGLFLILAMNLSDEQFRSWGWRIPFLLSAALVMVGLYARLKLHETPVFANAVAKEKPVKVPLVELFSQYWMPVLLGAAAMVVCYALFYITTAFSLSYGVTTLGYSRETFLALLCFAVLFMGAATPLAAWASDRYGRKPVLITGAVLAILSGFTMEPLLTHGSTWAVALFLCLELFLMGVTFAPMGALLPELFPTRVRYTGASAAYNLGGIVGASAAPFFATKLVAMGGLSYVGGYVSAAALLSLIAVLCLKETRYNDLNKVE, from the coding sequence ATGAGCACCACCTATAACGAGGCCGCGCCCGCCGCGCCGATCAACTCGACCCGCCGTGTTGCAACCGCGAGCATTGTCGGTACCGCCATCGAGTTCTACGACTTCTATATCTACGCCACGGCCGCCGCACTGGTGATCGGCCCGGTGTTTTTTCCGCAAACCTCCGGCACCGCGCAGATGCTCGCGGCTTTCCTGACCTTTGGTATCGCCTTTATCGCCCGGCCATTGGGCTCGGCACTGTTCGGCCACTTCGGTGACCGGATTGGGCGCAAATCGACACTCGTGGCGTCCTTGCTGCTGATGGGCGTCTGTACCACGCTGATCGGCTTGCTGCCCGGTTACGACACCATCGGCGCCTGGGCGCCGATCCTGCTTTGCGTGCTGCGCTTTGGCCAAGGTCTCGGGTTGGGCGGGGAATGGGGCGGCGCGGCGTTGCTGGCGACCGAAAACGCACCGAAAGGCAAACGTGCCTGGTTCGGTATGTTTCCGCAGTTGGGACCATCCATTGGTTTTCTCGCCGCCAACGGCCTGTTCTTGATTCTGGCCATGAACCTGAGCGACGAGCAATTCCGTAGCTGGGGCTGGCGCATTCCGTTCCTGCTCAGTGCCGCGTTGGTTATGGTCGGCCTGTACGCACGACTGAAACTGCACGAGACCCCAGTATTCGCCAACGCCGTCGCCAAGGAGAAGCCGGTAAAAGTGCCGTTGGTGGAGCTGTTCAGCCAATACTGGATGCCAGTATTGCTGGGCGCGGCGGCAATGGTGGTGTGTTATGCACTGTTCTATATCACCACCGCATTTTCCCTGAGCTACGGCGTGACAACACTGGGCTACAGCCGCGAAACCTTCCTCGCCCTGCTGTGCTTTGCGGTGCTGTTCATGGGAGCGGCAACGCCGCTGGCGGCCTGGGCCAGTGACCGTTATGGACGCAAACCGGTGCTGATCACTGGCGCGGTATTGGCCATTCTCTCGGGCTTCACCATGGAGCCGTTGCTGACCCACGGCTCGACCTGGGCGGTAGCGCTGTTCCTGTGCCTAGAGCTGTTCCTGATGGGCGTGACCTTCGCGCCAATGGGCGCGCTGCTGCCGGAGTTGTTCCCGACCCGCGTGCGATATACCGGCGCGTCAGCGGCGTATAACCTGGGCGGGATTGTCGGTGCATCGGCGGCACCGTTCTTCGCGACCAAGCTGGTGGCGATGGGTGGCCTGAGTTATGTCGGCGGGTATGTATCGGCGGCAGCGCTGTTGAGCTTGATTGCAGTGCTGTGCCTGAAAGAGACGCGGTATAACGACTTGAACAAGGTCGAGTGA
- the purT gene encoding formate-dependent phosphoribosylglycinamide formyltransferase produces the protein MTRIGTPLSPTATRVLMCGCGELGKEVVIELQRLGVEVIAVDRYANAPAMQVAHRSHVINMLDGAALRAVIEAEKPDFIVPEIEAIATATLVELESEGFTVIPTARAAQLTMNREGIRRLAAEELDLPTSPYHFADTVEDYRKAVEDLGFPCVVKPVMSSSGKGQSLLRSADDVQKAWEYAQEGGRAGKGRVIIEGFIDFDYEITLLTVRHIGGTTFCAPVGHRQEKGDYQESWQPQAMSPVALAESERVAKAVTEALGGRGLFGVELFIKGDQVWFSEVSPRPHDTGLVTLISQDLSQFALHARAILGLPIPLIRQFGPSASSVILVEGQSTQTAFANLGAALSEPDTALRLFGKPEVNGERRMGVALARDESIDAARAKATRASQAVSVEL, from the coding sequence ATGACCCGAATCGGAACTCCATTGTCGCCCACCGCGACCCGTGTATTGATGTGTGGCTGCGGTGAGCTGGGCAAGGAAGTGGTAATTGAACTGCAGCGCCTGGGCGTTGAAGTAATCGCCGTGGATCGTTACGCCAACGCGCCGGCGATGCAGGTTGCCCATCGCAGCCATGTGATCAACATGCTCGACGGCGCCGCCCTGCGTGCAGTGATCGAAGCTGAAAAACCAGACTTCATCGTTCCGGAAATCGAAGCCATCGCCACCGCCACCCTGGTGGAGCTGGAGTCCGAAGGTTTCACCGTGATTCCCACCGCCCGTGCGGCGCAGTTGACCATGAACCGCGAAGGCATCCGTCGCCTGGCCGCTGAAGAGCTGGACCTGCCGACCTCGCCGTATCACTTTGCAGACACCGTGGAAGACTACCGCAAGGCCGTCGAAGACCTGGGCTTTCCGTGTGTGGTCAAGCCGGTGATGAGTTCGTCGGGCAAGGGCCAGAGCCTGTTGCGCAGTGCCGATGACGTGCAGAAAGCCTGGGAATATGCCCAGGAAGGTGGCCGCGCCGGCAAGGGGCGGGTGATCATCGAAGGTTTTATCGACTTCGACTACGAAATCACCTTGCTGACTGTGCGTCACATCGGTGGCACCACATTCTGCGCGCCGGTGGGGCATCGCCAGGAGAAGGGCGACTATCAGGAATCCTGGCAGCCGCAGGCCATGAGTCCGGTTGCGCTGGCCGAATCCGAGCGTGTCGCCAAAGCTGTGACCGAAGCGCTGGGCGGCCGTGGTCTGTTTGGTGTCGAGCTGTTCATCAAAGGCGACCAGGTGTGGTTCAGCGAAGTTTCGCCGCGTCCGCACGACACGGGTCTGGTGACGTTGATTTCCCAGGACTTGTCGCAATTTGCCCTGCATGCGCGGGCTATTCTGGGCTTGCCGATCCCGTTGATCCGTCAGTTCGGGCCCTCGGCGTCGTCGGTGATCCTGGTGGAAGGGCAGTCGACCCAGACCGCGTTCGCCAATCTCGGTGCCGCGTTGAGCGAGCCGGATACCGCGTTGCGCCTGTTTGGCAAACCCGAAGTCAATGGCGAGCGCCGCATGGGCGTGGCGTTGGCGCGCGATGAATCGATTGACGCGGCGCGGGCCAAGGCGACTCGTGCCTCGCAGGCTGTCAGCGTAGAGTTGTAG
- a CDS encoding preQ0 transporter: MLFLIAYISSVVLINFAFSTAPHLDVIWSAWGGLVFILRDMVQTRFGHGAIIAMLAALVLSYITSDPSIAFASATAFAVSECIDWLVFSITKRPLHDRLWLSSALSIPLDTFIFFGMIGVLTPVAVGTALASKFAGVSVVWLAMAWRLRRQRVVN, encoded by the coding sequence ATGCTTTTCCTGATTGCCTACATCAGCAGCGTCGTGCTGATCAACTTCGCCTTTTCCACCGCCCCTCACCTGGATGTCATCTGGTCCGCCTGGGGTGGCCTGGTGTTTATCCTGCGGGACATGGTGCAAACCCGCTTCGGCCATGGCGCGATTATCGCCATGTTGGCGGCGTTGGTACTGTCCTACATCACCTCCGATCCCTCCATCGCATTCGCCAGCGCCACGGCGTTCGCGGTGTCCGAGTGCATTGACTGGCTGGTGTTCAGCATCACCAAGCGCCCGTTGCACGACCGGTTGTGGCTCAGTTCGGCGCTGAGCATTCCCCTCGATACCTTCATTTTCTTCGGCATGATCGGCGTGCTTACACCCGTGGCGGTCGGTACCGCCCTGGCCTCGAAATTTGCCGGGGTGAGCGTGGTGTGGCTGGCGATGGCCTGGCGTTTGCGGCGCCAGCGTGTGGTCAACTGA
- a CDS encoding DUF1289 domain-containing protein yields MSVAERPVASPCVSICALDEDDVCTGCQRTAAEITRWGLMDNAERRVVLGLCHERAVASGMVWMLPAK; encoded by the coding sequence ATGAGTGTCGCGGAACGTCCGGTCGCCTCGCCCTGTGTGAGCATTTGTGCGCTGGATGAGGATGACGTGTGTACCGGCTGCCAGCGCACCGCTGCGGAAATTACCCGTTGGGGGCTGATGGACAATGCTGAGCGCCGCGTGGTGCTGGGCTTGTGCCATGAGCGGGCGGTGGCGAGTGGGATGGTGTGGATGTTACCCGCGAAATAA
- a CDS encoding gamma carbonic anhydrase family protein translates to MKYRLGDARVETHPHSWVAPNATLVGRVKLEEGANVWFNAVLRGDNELILIGKNSNVQDGTVMHTDMGYPLTLGTGVTVGHNAMLHGCTVGDYSLIGINAVILNGAKIGKNCIIGANSLIGEGKEIPDGSLVMGSPGKVVRELTEQQKKMLEASAAHYVHNSQRYARDLLEQEE, encoded by the coding sequence ATGAAATACCGCCTGGGCGACGCCCGAGTCGAAACCCATCCCCACAGTTGGGTGGCCCCGAATGCCACGCTCGTGGGCCGGGTCAAATTGGAAGAGGGGGCCAACGTCTGGTTCAACGCGGTATTGCGCGGCGACAACGAGTTGATCCTGATCGGCAAGAACAGCAATGTTCAAGATGGCACGGTGATGCATACCGACATGGGCTACCCGCTGACCTTAGGCACGGGTGTGACCGTCGGCCATAACGCCATGCTCCACGGTTGCACCGTTGGCGACTACAGCTTGATCGGTATTAACGCGGTCATTCTCAACGGCGCGAAAATCGGCAAAAACTGCATCATCGGCGCCAACTCGCTGATCGGTGAAGGCAAGGAAATTCCCGATGGGTCTCTGGTGATGGGCTCGCCGGGCAAAGTGGTGCGCGAACTGACTGAGCAGCAGAAAAAAATGCTGGAAGCCAGTGCCGCGCACTATGTGCATAACTCCCAGCGCTATGCGCGAGATCTGCTTGAGCAGGAAGAATGA
- a CDS encoding CoA pyrophosphatase, with the protein MLDELLRRVSNHTPRTLETDSRFPEAAVLVPITRSDEPELILTLRASGLSTHGGEVAFPGGRRDPEDPDLVFTALREAEEEIGLPPGLVEVIGPLSPLISLHGIRVTPYVGVVPDYVEYLANDAEIAAVFNVPLEFFRQDPREHTHRIDYQGRSWYVPSYRFGEYKIWGLTAIMIVELINLLYDDADISLHRPPKSFINT; encoded by the coding sequence ATGCTGGACGAGCTACTTCGCCGTGTAAGCAATCACACACCACGCACTCTGGAAACTGACAGTCGTTTCCCCGAGGCTGCCGTGCTGGTGCCGATTACCCGCAGTGACGAACCCGAGCTGATCCTGACCCTGCGCGCCAGCGGACTGTCGACCCACGGCGGTGAAGTGGCGTTTCCCGGCGGGCGTCGCGACCCCGAGGACCCGGACCTGGTCTTCACCGCGCTACGCGAGGCCGAAGAGGAAATCGGCCTGCCACCGGGCCTGGTGGAAGTGATCGGCCCGTTGAGCCCGTTGATCTCCCTGCACGGCATTCGTGTCACACCTTACGTGGGGGTCGTCCCCGATTACGTCGAATACCTGGCCAACGATGCTGAAATTGCGGCGGTGTTCAACGTGCCCCTGGAGTTTTTTCGCCAGGATCCCCGTGAGCACACACATCGCATCGATTACCAGGGGCGCAGTTGGTACGTGCCCAGTTATCGATTTGGTGAATACAAGATCTGGGGCCTGACGGCGATCATGATCGTCGAGCTGATCAACCTGCTGTATGACGATGCCGACATCAGCCTGCACCGTCCGCCGAAAAGCTTCATCAATACCTGA
- a CDS encoding NUDIX hydrolase, with product MNFCSQCGKPVTQRIPEGDARLRHVCDHCQTIHYQNPNIVAGTVPVWGKQVLLCRRAIEPRLGYWTLPAGFMENGETVEQAAVRETLEEACARVRDLNIYTLIDVPHISQVHIFYRAELIDLDFQPGIESLEVQLFDEADIPWSELAFRTVGRTLECFFADRRQQVFPVRSESVPPLTQPAK from the coding sequence ATGAATTTCTGCAGCCAGTGCGGCAAACCGGTCACCCAACGCATTCCCGAAGGCGACGCACGCTTGCGGCATGTCTGCGACCACTGTCAAACCATTCACTATCAGAATCCCAACATCGTCGCTGGCACCGTGCCAGTCTGGGGCAAGCAAGTGCTGTTATGCCGTCGCGCCATCGAGCCGCGCCTGGGCTACTGGACCCTGCCCGCCGGGTTTATGGAGAACGGCGAGACCGTTGAACAGGCGGCGGTACGCGAAACCCTGGAGGAAGCCTGCGCCAGAGTCCGCGACCTGAATATCTACACCTTGATCGACGTACCGCACATCAGCCAGGTGCATATTTTCTACCGTGCCGAGCTGATCGACCTGGATTTCCAGCCAGGCATCGAGAGCCTCGAAGTGCAGCTGTTCGATGAGGCCGATATCCCTTGGTCCGAGCTGGCTTTCCGCACCGTCGGACGTACTTTAGAATGCTTTTTCGCCGACCGTCGGCAACAGGTGTTTCCAGTGCGCAGCGAATCAGTGCCGCCGCTGACTCAACCGGCAAAATAA
- a CDS encoding L,D-transpeptidase family protein, protein MRWLLALFCLSFVSLSSASTLTTLGGKPVEKVLVLKSAHQLQLINDGKPFKTYRISLGKNPKGHKFIEGDRRTPEGFYWIDWRKTSDRFNLSMHISYPNISDAARARREGVKPGSMIMIHGTPDSEDYPEQWFHTLDWTDGCIGMRNVDMREVWRLVKDGTMIEIRP, encoded by the coding sequence ATGCGTTGGTTGCTCGCTCTGTTCTGCCTTTCGTTTGTCAGCCTGTCGTCGGCGTCCACTCTGACCACCTTGGGCGGCAAGCCGGTCGAGAAGGTTCTGGTGCTCAAATCCGCCCATCAGTTGCAACTGATCAACGATGGCAAGCCTTTCAAGACCTACCGCATTTCCCTGGGTAAAAACCCCAAGGGTCACAAATTTATCGAAGGCGACCGCCGCACGCCGGAAGGTTTCTACTGGATCGACTGGCGCAAGACCAGCGACCGCTTCAATCTCTCCATGCACATCTCCTACCCGAACATCAGTGACGCCGCCCGCGCCCGCCGCGAAGGGGTCAAGCCCGGCAGCATGATCATGATCCACGGCACGCCAGACAGCGAAGACTACCCGGAACAGTGGTTTCACACGCTGGACTGGACCGATGGCTGCATCGGCATGCGCAACGTCGACATGCGTGAAGTCTGGCGCTTGGTGAAAGACGGCACGATGATCGAGATTCGGCCGTAA